The genomic region CTATTGATGGGACACATGTTAAGGCATCAGTTCGAGAGCATGAACAAGCAAAATATATTGGTAGAAAAGGATATGCAACCCAAAATATCATGGCAGCATGTGATTTTAATATGTGTTTTACATTTGCATGGGCGGGATGGGAAGGCACTGCACATGACACAAGAATTTTTTTAGAAGCATTACGTAAGCCAGAGGTGAAATTTCCTCGTCCAACGGGTGGTTagtattattttatatatgttttatgcTATATTTTTAATTAACCCATTGCATTGAAGTACAAGTTCAATTTATACAGATAAGTACTATGTTGTTGATGCCGGGTACCCAAATACCAGAGGCTATCTTGCTCCATATAAAGGAAATGATGTTCGTTATCATATACCTGATTTTCGTCGAGGTCAAACAGCTGCCCAACGTGCTCCGAAAGGACTAAAAGAGACATTTAACTACTATCACTCATCTTTAAGAAATGTGATCGAAAGGACATTTGGAGTATGGAAGGCAAGGTGGGCAATATTAAAAGATATGCATGTTGATTACTCTTATGAAACACAGGTCGACATTGTGATAGCATCCATGGCAATTCACAACTACATTAGGATGAAAGgtcattttgatgaagcatttaaCGAAGCACAACAAGAAACTTATCGTCCAACTCGAGATCTTGAAGGTGATACATCCATCAGAATTAATGGATCACAAGAAGACATAACTACACGTCGTAGGCAAGACGATATGTATATGAGTTCGGTAAGAGAGAGAATTGCAAAAGATATTATGCAATCCATTTGAATATTTATCTGTTGCAATTGCGGTACTAATGCAAAATAGTGCATAATTTGTTTACTTACCTTGCACTGAAATCATATGGCGTAGCGATTGAACTGGAGTTTGTTGTTATTGGCTTCTTGATATTGTTTGTTTGATTTGATAGTTAATGCCTTTTTTGTCAtgtcacttatttattttttttaaatatatatatatatatatatatatttgccaaacactcaatagttgattatctgattattgtgatatcaaacagcataatcaaatccaaacacaatctttctgcagcacgttttgttacagctgattatctgattctgattattcaaaacgcataatctattttgaaaaagcaatcccaaacacccccttaatagttcagacctcttactggttgaGCACTTAACTATTCGGTGTTGCCAAACAGCCTACATGTCTCTGTTTTCAGCTTGTTTTGTCCCTTAAATAGGTCCCTGTGGAAAAGTACAGTTGTGTTCTTTCTGAACAAAAGGTTGAGATATATGacatttatttttaaatttttatttattatttcaatGATATTTCTTGTCATATATGATGTCAGGGGTCAACAAGCCCATGAAATCACATGCCTTGATTGGTACAATTGGCCCACTCACTTCATGCTAGTAAAGAATCAAACAAAATGGCCCAGTAAAGCAAATGGGCCCACCACTACCTACAATAATTGCAATGCTTGTACCAATTTCACCCATTAttcaaaaatcaagaaaaaaaaaaaacttggatAATACAAAGAACACAACAAATTAAATTTtcataaattaaaataaaatagaaaagaaaagaaaaacaaataaattgcTTTCCTTTCTTTTATTACAATTACAAACTGATCTGGTTCAcaagaaaaaaaacattaaaactcGCTGGAAAGGGGAGCATGTTCATTACTAATAAACACATTGCTGTAAATTGCTCCGGCTAAGCCACCACCAACGAGAGGTCCAACCCAGTAGATCCAGTGGCCGGAGAAATCACCAGCGGCCACAGCAGGACCGAAGGATCGGGCCGGGTTCATTGATCCACCAGAGAATGGACCGGCGGCCAAAATGTTGGCACCTACAATGAGACCAATGGCAAGCGGCGCGATTGTGCCCAAATCGCCCTTCTTGGGGTCAACTGCGGTGGCGTAAACGGTGTACACCAATGCAAATGTGATAATGATTTCCATCACTACTCCTTGGATAGCTCCAACACCAGCAGCAACCGCATGGGTAGGCACcgcctaaaaaataaaaaaagaaaacaaatcgTATAAATATA from Helianthus annuus cultivar XRQ/B chromosome 10, HanXRQr2.0-SUNRISE, whole genome shotgun sequence harbors:
- the LOC110886573 gene encoding putative nuclease HARBI1 isoform X1 yields the protein MDLNHENATSKLSSTKETRNVSIEEYVGIFLLILAHGCGNRLAQEIFNHSGETIHRHFHRVLRAVLKLSGDIIMPKANYNDEVPRQLLNNSRYYPMFKDCIGAIDGTHVKASVREHEQAKYIGRKGYATQNIMAACDFNMCFTFAWAGWEGTAHDTRIFLEALRKPEVKFPRPTGDKYYVVDAGYPNTRGYLAPYKGNDVRYHIPDFRRGQTAAQRAPKGLKETFNYYHSSLRNVIERTFGVWKARWAILKDMHVDYSYETQVDIVIASMAIHNYIRMKGHFDEAFNEAQQETYRPTRDLEGDTSIRINGSQEDITTRRRQDDMYMSSVRERIAKDIMQSI
- the LOC110886573 gene encoding uncharacterized protein LOC110886573 isoform X2; amino-acid sequence: MKMPQVSFHLPRRHVMYLLKRETIHRHFHRVLRAVLKLSGDIIMPKANYNDEVPRQLLNNSRYYPMFKDCIGAIDGTHVKASVREHEQAKYIGRKGYATQNIMAACDFNMCFTFAWAGWEGTAHDTRIFLEALRKPEVKFPRPTGDKYYVVDAGYPNTRGYLAPYKGNDVRYHIPDFRRGQTAAQRAPKGLKETFNYYHSSLRNVIERTFGVWKARWAILKDMHVDYSYETQVDIVIASMAIHNYIRMKGHFDEAFNEAQQETYRPTRDLEGDTSIRINGSQEDITTRRRQDDMYMSSVRERIAKDIMQSI